From Candidatus Micrarchaeia archaeon, the proteins below share one genomic window:
- a CDS encoding Lrp/AsnC family transcriptional regulator gives MHLDRKDKELLTLLYLDSRMSFVQMGKQLKLSPATVERRLRQLKKEGLVSLLFADVDFLKMGLRSYRIYSKFEAMDEKTEQEVMGFMHAYPRTLWATVCEGEYDVLWRIIAADEREVEEAVYLFMNRFGTRIVEKTVITTTYQLYLSWNKALESPRHKQLPMEKISPPEKVDGIDLKLLSALYADSRETTVALSKKVGLTPDAVQYRIRKLVERKFILGYTAWFDAKKLGFNYYKMLISFRNATKEDEKRFVDFCAQCDDVVFLNKAIGSWDIEADVIVRNNSELHEFTRDLKTRFGNVLGKYDFIAVIDEKMLNPLR, from the coding sequence ATGCACCTGGACAGGAAGGATAAGGAGCTGCTTACGCTTCTTTACCTGGATTCGCGCATGAGCTTTGTGCAGATGGGGAAACAGCTCAAGTTGAGCCCGGCAACCGTGGAAAGAAGACTGAGGCAGTTGAAAAAGGAGGGATTGGTTTCCCTTCTTTTTGCAGATGTAGATTTTCTCAAGATGGGGCTCAGGTCTTACAGAATTTACTCCAAATTCGAAGCGATGGACGAAAAGACCGAGCAGGAGGTAATGGGATTCATGCACGCTTATCCGAGAACGCTCTGGGCCACGGTGTGCGAAGGCGAGTACGATGTGTTATGGAGGATAATAGCTGCAGATGAACGGGAGGTAGAGGAAGCCGTATATCTGTTTATGAACAGGTTCGGAACCAGGATTGTTGAAAAAACTGTCATAACTACCACGTATCAATTGTATTTGTCCTGGAATAAGGCGCTTGAGAGCCCGAGGCACAAGCAACTGCCCATGGAAAAAATCAGCCCGCCGGAAAAGGTTGATGGGATTGATCTTAAGCTGCTTTCTGCGCTTTATGCGGATTCCAGGGAAACCACGGTTGCACTGTCAAAAAAAGTCGGCCTCACTCCGGATGCTGTACAATACAGAATAAGGAAGCTCGTGGAAAGGAAATTCATACTCGGATACACCGCATGGTTTGATGCGAAGAAGCTTGGGTTCAATTATTACAAAATGCTCATAAGTTTCAGGAACGCGACCAAAGAGGATGAGAAGCGGTTCGTGGATTTCTGCGCCCAGTGCGATGACGTGGTGTTTTTGAACAAGGCGATAGGGAGTTGGGACATTGAGGCCGATGTGATAGTGCGCAATAATAGCGAATTGCACGAGTTTACGAGAGATTTAAAAACAAGATTCGGGAACGTGCTGGGCAAATACGATTTTATAGCTGTCATAGATGAGAAGATGCTAAATCCACTAAGATAG
- a CDS encoding helix-turn-helix domain-containing protein, which yields MGKTKLAELCVYHHDCQTSISSEKFPGITLEQLSPVVYFSKGPARLDYSLLWRVGAHSPSELDEYLAYVKHDSKTKKLRVLEKSDSNAHILLRFKGSSSTYDAVLSSGVTYTSNVTAKAGFEVHRVLATEPRNMGRMLSELSAVGDVKVLKVGEFKSGSLSNLPSLTDKQIEALKAALISDYYSWPRGSTLEKLAKTVKISRRSVQERLRRAESKLMPFVIRELARKKL from the coding sequence ATGGGAAAAACGAAGCTCGCCGAGCTCTGTGTGTACCATCACGACTGCCAGACCAGCATAAGCTCGGAAAAATTTCCCGGAATAACGCTTGAGCAGCTGAGTCCCGTAGTCTATTTCTCTAAAGGCCCCGCAAGGCTGGATTACAGCCTTTTGTGGCGCGTGGGCGCCCATTCTCCTTCCGAACTGGATGAATACCTGGCTTACGTGAAGCACGATTCCAAGACAAAAAAGCTCCGCGTCCTGGAGAAATCAGATTCTAACGCGCACATCCTGCTCCGCTTCAAGGGCTCGAGTTCAACATACGACGCCGTGCTCTCCAGCGGAGTAACCTACACATCCAACGTGACCGCAAAAGCAGGCTTTGAAGTCCACCGCGTCCTTGCAACCGAACCCAGGAACATGGGCAGGATGCTCTCCGAACTCTCTGCAGTAGGGGACGTGAAGGTGCTCAAAGTGGGGGAATTCAAGAGCGGCTCGCTCTCCAACCTCCCTTCTCTCACGGACAAGCAGATCGAGGCGCTCAAGGCCGCGCTCATATCGGATTACTACTCGTGGCCCCGCGGCTCCACACTGGAGAAACTCGCGAAAACGGTCAAGATAAGCAGGCGGAGCGTGCAGGAGCGCCTCAGGAGGGCCGAGTCCAAGCTGATGCCCTTCGTGATACGCGAACTGGCCAGGAAAAAACTCTGA
- a CDS encoding bifunctional UDP-sugar hydrolase/5'-nucleotidase: MKREKFTILHSNDIHGDFLSESGPAHEDALGGLALLSGYINKVRKEEKNVLYVVSGDMVQGSLIDSEYKGISTVEIMNYLAPDVVSLGNHEFDYGLPHLLFLEKMANFPIVNSNLYIKKYYKRLMKPFHIIEKAGLSIMFIGIITEKILDSLKGDSLVGSFITLEEASSEVGKITDSYKNDDIDLTVLLTHIGHESDIELAKMLRPEWGVDMIIGGHSHTVLSEPARVNNILIAQAGVGSDHIGRFDITVDDDTNSIVDYKWRLVDIKGGIAEPDLALSQYIKSYKDIIDRKYNSLICRLVGEATHPQREVETSLGNLIADAFAEIAECDIMLVGSGSIRAKSLGPMVTLGDVQRCFPYDDSLNRFEINGKQLRKIFRHIMRPENRNSEGECYQVNSGVKAVYSAGELELSVGGKPVSDSGFYRICMQGYHMNNCKPYLDISLEELRESGKSKVVSTSAQGVLQEYLSTRQNLAPKLEGRLAYS, encoded by the coding sequence ATGAAAAGGGAAAAATTCACCATACTGCATTCCAACGACATACACGGGGACTTTCTCTCGGAAAGCGGCCCTGCGCACGAAGATGCGCTCGGAGGCCTCGCGCTCCTCTCCGGCTACATAAACAAGGTCCGGAAAGAGGAGAAAAACGTGCTTTACGTAGTTTCCGGGGACATGGTGCAGGGCTCGCTCATCGATTCTGAATACAAGGGAATTTCCACGGTGGAGATAATGAACTATCTGGCTCCGGACGTGGTTTCCCTGGGCAACCATGAGTTTGACTATGGCTTGCCGCACCTGCTTTTTCTCGAGAAGATGGCCAACTTCCCCATAGTGAACAGCAACCTCTACATAAAAAAATACTACAAAAGGCTGATGAAGCCCTTCCACATAATCGAAAAAGCCGGGCTCAGCATAATGTTCATAGGCATAATAACCGAGAAGATACTGGATTCGCTCAAGGGCGACAGCCTGGTGGGGAGCTTCATCACTCTGGAGGAAGCCAGCTCTGAAGTGGGAAAAATAACCGACAGCTACAAGAACGACGACATAGACCTGACCGTTTTGCTCACACACATAGGGCACGAATCAGACATCGAGCTGGCCAAAATGCTCAGGCCCGAGTGGGGCGTGGACATGATAATAGGCGGGCATTCCCACACCGTGCTCAGCGAACCAGCCAGGGTGAACAACATTCTCATCGCCCAGGCCGGAGTAGGGAGCGACCACATAGGGAGGTTCGACATAACTGTGGACGACGACACGAACAGCATAGTGGATTACAAATGGAGGCTGGTGGACATAAAGGGCGGCATTGCCGAGCCCGACCTTGCGCTATCGCAGTACATCAAATCCTACAAGGACATTATAGACCGGAAATACAACTCGCTGATATGCAGGCTGGTGGGCGAGGCAACGCATCCGCAAAGGGAGGTTGAAACCTCCTTGGGAAACCTGATAGCCGACGCGTTCGCCGAAATAGCAGAGTGCGACATCATGCTCGTCGGCTCAGGCTCCATACGGGCGAAAAGCCTCGGGCCCATGGTAACCCTGGGAGACGTGCAGCGCTGCTTCCCCTACGACGACAGCCTGAACCGATTTGAGATAAACGGAAAACAGCTCAGGAAAATATTCAGGCACATAATGCGGCCAGAAAACCGCAATTCCGAAGGCGAATGCTATCAGGTGAATTCTGGCGTGAAGGCTGTTTACAGCGCGGGCGAACTAGAACTCAGCGTGGGAGGAAAGCCGGTCTCGGATTCTGGATTTTATAGGATATGCATGCAGGGCTACCACATGAACAACTGCAAGCCCTATTTGGACATAAGCCTGGAAGAGCTCAGGGAATCAGGAAAATCCAAAGTCGTTTCCACTTCTGCGCAGGGCGTGCTCCAGGAATATTTGTCCACCCGCCAGAACCTTGCTCCTAAGTTGGAGGGAAGATTGGCCTATTCGTGA
- a CDS encoding deoxyhypusine synthase, translated as MKMKIEDLRLEDLQNTKTLVSKFKNAGFQASKLNQAVEIANKMKEEKATIYFTFTANMVASGLRGIFAGLCKRKYVDLVITTAGAIEHDFIRAHSNYELGDFNMDDAQLHKKEINRIGNILAPTKNYVLFEEKIKPIFEKLYKEKNKTISPSELAFEMGASLKDENSFLYWCAKNKIPVFCPGITDGAVGLQTYFYKQKRKDFGIDVTKDMNQLASITLNAEKTGGIILGGGISKHHAIGVNILRGGFDYAVYITTAQPWDGSLSGARSSEAVSWGKISEKANHITVDGEATILFPLLAAGLKL; from the coding sequence ATAAAAATGAAAATCGAGGACTTGAGGCTAGAGGATTTGCAGAATACCAAAACATTAGTTTCCAAATTCAAAAATGCGGGCTTCCAGGCCTCGAAGCTCAACCAGGCAGTGGAAATAGCAAATAAAATGAAGGAAGAAAAAGCCACAATCTATTTCACTTTCACTGCGAACATGGTCGCTTCAGGATTAAGGGGAATTTTCGCAGGCCTGTGCAAAAGGAAATACGTTGATTTGGTAATCACAACCGCAGGCGCGATAGAGCACGATTTCATCCGCGCGCATTCCAATTACGAACTCGGAGACTTCAACATGGACGATGCGCAATTGCACAAAAAAGAGATAAACCGCATAGGAAACATCCTCGCGCCCACGAAAAATTACGTCCTTTTTGAAGAAAAAATAAAGCCTATTTTCGAAAAACTCTACAAGGAAAAGAACAAGACGATAAGCCCCAGCGAGCTTGCATTTGAGATGGGCGCTTCCCTAAAGGATGAAAATTCCTTCCTCTACTGGTGCGCTAAAAACAAAATCCCGGTTTTCTGCCCGGGAATCACGGACGGCGCGGTAGGCCTGCAAACCTATTTCTACAAGCAGAAAAGAAAGGACTTCGGGATTGATGTTACAAAGGACATGAACCAGCTCGCGTCCATAACCTTGAACGCGGAAAAAACCGGAGGAATAATTTTGGGGGGCGGAATTTCAAAGCACCACGCGATAGGAGTGAACATCCTGCGCGGCGGATTCGATTACGCGGTTTACATCACCACGGCGCAGCCCTGGGACGGGAGTTTAAGCGGCGCACGGAGCTCAGAAGCAGTGAGCTGGGGCAAAATCTCGGAAAAAGCCAACCACATCACCGTAGATGGCGAAGCTACGATACTATTCCCTCTCCTGGCCGCGGGGCTGAAGTTGTGA
- a CDS encoding segregation/condensation protein A: MQAKQAQGKLEASGADFDEEPAEAPEPKPSRNVSANDIERMVLKPTWKEMLLEMIASERLDPWNIDITVLANGFLKRIKNMKDLELHVPANVILAAAILLKYKSNVLNFAVEAQPEEVAENYAPEEIPQIELVSRIPPKGPITMEDLMREMEKVIKYDNPAPPKLKPADEIMNLPAPKFDIEERMDSVFTKVKGKVDGEGWTTFSQLLDGGGVEEMVYTLLPLLHLCQRRMVDLKQDEFFGEIFVKKIA; encoded by the coding sequence ATGCAGGCGAAACAGGCGCAGGGCAAACTGGAAGCATCGGGCGCTGACTTTGACGAGGAGCCGGCTGAAGCTCCGGAGCCTAAACCAAGCCGCAATGTCTCGGCCAACGACATAGAGCGCATGGTGCTCAAGCCCACGTGGAAGGAGATGCTCCTGGAGATGATTGCGAGCGAGCGGCTCGACCCGTGGAACATAGATATCACGGTGCTCGCCAACGGGTTCCTGAAGCGCATAAAAAACATGAAGGATTTGGAACTGCACGTGCCTGCGAACGTGATACTGGCGGCCGCGATACTTCTCAAGTACAAGAGCAACGTGCTCAATTTCGCGGTTGAAGCCCAGCCCGAGGAAGTTGCGGAGAATTACGCGCCAGAGGAGATACCGCAGATAGAGCTGGTTTCGCGCATACCGCCCAAGGGCCCCATAACCATGGAGGACCTGATGCGGGAGATGGAGAAGGTGATAAAATACGACAACCCGGCTCCTCCGAAACTGAAGCCCGCGGACGAGATTATGAATCTTCCTGCCCCGAAATTCGACATAGAGGAGCGCATGGACAGCGTGTTCACGAAAGTGAAGGGGAAGGTTGACGGGGAGGGGTGGACCACGTTCTCGCAATTGCTTGACGGCGGAGGGGTGGAGGAGATGGTTTACACCCTGCTGCCCCTGCTCCACCTTTGCCAGAGAAGGATGGTGGATTTGAAGCAGGACGAATTTTTCGGAGAGATTTTCGTGAAGAAAATCGCTTAG
- a CDS encoding PAC2 family protein: MTVDIVKTASFDAKNPLIIVGFPGIGLVGSVATAYFVEKNGFEMVGYISSGDFAPLAAIHNYKPLPPVRIYYSKSLNIMVIMGEIVVPVSVSHDLAHRIMDFASELKATRIISVGGISLRESESAVYLVGNEQSNVNALVSKKVGRSIKEGATTGVTGTLLAVSGLSGYSMLAVLAEASPDFVDPKAASNALQVLSKIIEVPINTVELEREARTLAQGAKESAVKSKALGKKTGPTGGMYG, translated from the coding sequence ATGACTGTGGACATAGTTAAAACCGCCAGCTTCGACGCCAAAAACCCACTAATAATAGTCGGTTTTCCAGGGATAGGCCTTGTAGGGAGCGTCGCTACCGCTTATTTCGTGGAAAAGAACGGCTTCGAGATGGTGGGCTACATAAGCAGCGGCGATTTCGCGCCTCTTGCTGCAATCCACAACTACAAACCCCTTCCACCCGTGCGCATTTACTACTCGAAGAGCCTCAACATAATGGTGATAATGGGCGAAATAGTGGTTCCTGTTTCAGTTTCGCACGACCTCGCGCACCGAATAATGGATTTCGCGTCTGAGCTCAAGGCCACCCGCATAATCTCGGTCGGGGGCATATCCCTGAGGGAAAGCGAAAGCGCGGTCTATCTGGTGGGAAACGAGCAGAGCAACGTGAACGCGCTGGTTTCAAAGAAAGTCGGCAGGAGCATAAAGGAAGGCGCCACGACCGGCGTTACAGGAACCCTGCTCGCAGTGAGCGGCCTTTCCGGCTATTCCATGCTCGCAGTGCTTGCTGAAGCCAGCCCTGACTTCGTGGACCCGAAAGCCGCTTCCAACGCCCTTCAAGTATTGTCCAAAATAATCGAAGTTCCGATAAACACGGTCGAGCTGGAGAGGGAAGCGCGCACCCTTGCGCAGGGCGCGAAGGAGAGCGCGGTGAAATCAAAAGCCTTGGGCAAGAAGACCGGCCCTACCGGCGGAATGTACGGATAA